A window of the Polaribacter sp. HaHaR_3_91 genome harbors these coding sequences:
- a CDS encoding PKD domain-containing protein, which yields MNYKKNKKFNSSIFALFFVFLGLVSCYDNGYEEFVPPTGNVNDIQPSTLFTTSTSADDTMSIVFRSYSTDAASYLWDFGDGTTSSEANPDYKYTNGGEYKVKLTTTSSDGLVAVDSATVAPVFVDFNFTSIDSKVTFENLTSGAKSLVWNFGDGETLTWNSEEDTELDSDFNPSHIYKTADTFEVTLTVTNFLDAEVTVSKNIEGLVLSTVPDFTFDVNGLTVQFTDASLLATTHSWDFGDGTTSTEVSPLHTFPAEATYDVTLTTTNEAGVSKSETKAVPVGAVKPTFKAIVQNGTADDFTKNTGDNADAWDMTPNSSVEDNSGNTIDSPFRALWNNTALNAYIDGAFGTNEQPGSSSDGSYVNGEKTRAVKLSNNSRRLYQLVEVEAGVVYSFTIDTRSEAEGINTEVFILNNEITTEEDINTDPANNSNVDAYFDITNDFNSSKGSSSDNTFTTTTFTFKATSNIVVIYARALKAVDSSNEVFIDNIDIITPGF from the coding sequence ATGAATTATAAAAAAAATAAAAAATTCAATAGCAGTATTTTTGCACTGTTTTTTGTATTTCTAGGTCTAGTTTCTTGTTATGACAACGGGTATGAAGAATTTGTGCCACCAACAGGTAATGTAAATGATATACAACCATCTACACTTTTTACAACAAGTACAAGTGCAGATGATACTATGTCTATCGTGTTTAGAAGTTATTCTACAGATGCTGCTTCTTATTTGTGGGATTTTGGCGATGGTACAACTTCTTCGGAAGCAAATCCAGATTATAAATATACCAATGGTGGAGAGTATAAAGTAAAACTTACTACTACAAGTTCAGATGGTTTAGTAGCTGTAGATTCAGCAACAGTAGCTCCTGTTTTTGTTGATTTTAATTTTACTTCTATAGATTCTAAAGTAACTTTCGAAAACTTAACTTCTGGTGCAAAATCTTTAGTTTGGAATTTTGGAGACGGAGAAACTTTAACATGGAACTCTGAAGAAGATACAGAATTAGATTCAGACTTTAACCCTTCTCATATTTATAAAACAGCAGATACTTTTGAAGTAACCTTAACAGTAACTAATTTTTTAGATGCTGAGGTTACGGTTTCAAAAAATATTGAAGGATTGGTTTTATCTACAGTACCAGATTTTACTTTTGATGTAAATGGTCTTACTGTTCAGTTTACAGATGCTTCTCTTTTAGCAACTACACATAGTTGGGATTTTGGAGACGGAACTACATCAACAGAAGTTAGTCCATTACACACTTTTCCGGCAGAAGCGACTTATGATGTAACTTTAACAACAACCAACGAAGCAGGTGTTTCTAAAAGTGAAACAAAAGCGGTACCAGTAGGTGCTGTTAAACCAACTTTTAAAGCAATTGTTCAAAATGGTACAGCAGATGATTTTACTAAAAATACAGGTGATAATGCAGATGCTTGGGATATGACTCCTAACAGTAGTGTAGAAGATAATTCTGGGAATACTATAGATAGTCCTTTTAGAGCACTATGGAATAATACTGCTCTAAATGCCTATATAGATGGAGCTTTTGGTACAAATGAACAACCAGGTTCTTCTAGTGATGGTTCTTATGTGAATGGAGAAAAAACGAGAGCAGTTAAACTTTCTAATAATTCTAGACGTCTATACCAACTTGTAGAGGTAGAAGCAGGTGTTGTGTATTCTTTTACTATTGATACTCGTTCTGAAGCTGAAGGAATCAATACCGAAGTATTCATTTTAAATAATGAAATTACTACGGAAGAAGATATCAATACAGACCCTGCAAATAATAGCAATGTTGATGCTTATTTTGATATTACTAATGATTTTAATTCAAGTAAAGGATCTTCATCTGATAATACATTTACAACTACAACATTTACCTTTAAGGCTACATCAAATATTGTTGTAATTTATGCGAGAGCATTAAAAGCGGTAGATAGCAGCAATGAGGTATTTATAGATAATATTGATATTATTACTCCTGGCTTTTAA
- a CDS encoding RagB/SusD family nutrient uptake outer membrane protein, which yields MKNIYKNIIVGFSFIALLTSCETELDLSNPTALSLEELLQTDDGFIALSNGVLDSYQKIPANEFLLTELRSDNVRANSENGNFPAINAFNVDANNGDVATYYSNNMHTIKHANTIIDNKFLAPESQQYTVGEAYFMRALCHFNLVRAYQNIPFIDKVLDVTEKEALDYPQLPEAEVYAKIIEDFKTSIAYLNNAEQNRYRPSKGAAISLAAKAYLSQPNPNYVEAELLLASVVENNVTYKYDLMFTEKAAGLSDRDYYATLAVDYGHIFGNEFTGDFSESNLESDPVLDGDWVNNSGLEINNEIIFSIAYDLVSSDNYATSDSGLGDQVETDSESHSFAMTLQGPSNGVNIATLEFLEVMNPTAQPVRFPASILSLGYSAFLANNTVDVFNAKYPTDGEIGDNDWIVLRYADVLLLYAEAILGNSDSTTDQRAIDAFNQVRLRAGLEEVVNLTKQDLLDERRVEFVYENQRMYDLIRFGEADNVLSKFSTDNSLNYTSGKKYLPFPQRERDNLPNFYKQNDGY from the coding sequence ATGAAAAATATATATAAAAATATAATAGTTGGTTTTTCTTTTATAGCTTTATTGACAAGTTGTGAAACAGAACTGGACTTAAGTAATCCTACAGCACTTTCGCTAGAGGAGTTACTACAAACAGACGATGGGTTTATAGCATTATCTAATGGAGTTTTAGATTCTTATCAAAAAATTCCTGCAAACGAATTCTTATTAACAGAATTAAGATCAGATAATGTTAGAGCAAATTCAGAAAACGGAAACTTTCCTGCAATTAACGCATTTAATGTAGATGCAAATAATGGAGATGTAGCAACGTATTACTCTAATAATATGCATACTATTAAGCATGCAAATACAATTATTGATAATAAGTTTTTAGCACCAGAAAGTCAACAATATACTGTTGGTGAAGCTTACTTTATGAGAGCTTTATGTCACTTTAACTTGGTAAGAGCATATCAAAACATACCTTTTATAGACAAAGTATTAGATGTTACAGAAAAGGAAGCTTTAGATTATCCTCAATTACCAGAAGCTGAAGTGTATGCTAAAATTATTGAAGATTTTAAAACTTCAATTGCTTACTTAAACAATGCAGAACAAAATAGATACCGTCCTTCTAAAGGAGCTGCAATTTCTTTAGCAGCAAAAGCATATTTAAGTCAACCGAATCCAAATTATGTAGAAGCAGAACTTTTATTAGCTTCAGTTGTAGAAAACAATGTTACCTATAAATATGATTTAATGTTTACAGAAAAAGCTGCTGGTTTATCAGACCGTGATTATTATGCAACTTTAGCTGTAGATTATGGACATATTTTTGGGAATGAATTTACGGGTGATTTTTCTGAATCAAATTTAGAATCAGATCCAGTTCTTGATGGAGATTGGGTTAATAACTCAGGTCTTGAAATTAACAACGAAATTATTTTTTCAATAGCTTATGATCTTGTTAGTAGTGATAACTATGCAACTAGTGATAGTGGTTTAGGCGATCAAGTAGAAACAGATTCAGAATCTCACAGTTTTGCAATGACATTACAAGGACCTTCTAACGGTGTAAATATTGCAACTTTAGAATTCTTAGAAGTTATGAACCCAACAGCACAACCGGTAAGATTTCCTGCCTCTATTTTGTCTTTAGGGTATAGCGCTTTTTTAGCAAATAATACTGTAGATGTTTTTAATGCTAAATATCCTACGGATGGTGAAATTGGAGATAATGATTGGATTGTTTTAAGATATGCAGATGTGTTGTTATTATATGCAGAAGCTATTCTAGGAAACTCAGATAGTACTACAGACCAAAGAGCTATAGATGCTTTTAATCAAGTGAGACTAAGAGCTGGTTTAGAAGAGGTAGTAAACTTAACAAAACAAGACTTATTAGATGAAAGAAGAGTTGAGTTTGTATATGAAAACCAACGTATGTATGATTTAATAAGATTTGGAGAAGCAGATAATGTGTTGTCTAAATTTTCTACAGACAATAGTTTAAATTATACTAGTGGAAAGAAATACCTTCCATTCCCACAAAGAGAAAGAGATAATTTGCCTAATTTTTATAAACAAAATGATGGATACTAA
- a CDS encoding SusC/RagA family TonB-linked outer membrane protein, producing the protein MNLKIKLVFIAMLLFSAIGFAQESVTVTGNVMSKTDSEPILGANVILVGTTKGTSTDFDGNYKITVKSGDVIQFSYLGFKTKTVTFTNQKTINVALDEDSNILDEIVVVGYGNQKQKNVTSALTKVSGEDLQNQAVARVEDALKGRVAGLRIQVTSSEAGGDPKITLRGPGSVTGSSSPLIVVDGVILGTDSDILGSIDNNNIKSISVLKDASSVAIYGSRGANGVILVTLKEGISGQTRFSYNSFTGYKYSDNNSNFNTTIAQERARLDGLQGQVSAISVNSPNYGRIVGDNANADNGSYNNAYAELEAMEFIASLGSGETNWQDEIFDGGFIQSHSFAARGGSELTSYSASLGYLEDEGIVLNDDFKKYNARVKIDSRSKNKKIKYGASIRVNYNDQTKVPARFTDPLRQMGHVPLYLNEEHLKYVTPFSTEVGVSTDAGKLFENLGVGSYGFSRAFDHTFTADPSNPRSILRDPATGLPVASGLTSGGLTLSTTKNVHPLVHYMERSRTKKKLSLNASSYIDFKLAKGLSFRQTISGDFRHNKSNEADYLYGQENRDQESFRLERRDELNQYTFESLLKYDTSYKKHNFNSVLGFEYMQSDNYRQESEAVGFSNDFNNNIAIADGGTTYTDNASEKLVSFFGRLDYNYDEKYLFQLSVRNDASTRFGPDSKNGFFPAASLGWVMSNEKFLSDSNLISFLKVRASYGLSGSNQISNNIFESLYRFEEAYSTISYDGTTGVKATTLANQILGWEKLREFNPGIDVTFGRGLFSLTADYYIRTSEDLLLFAPSAAAYGTDNWLQNLGEVKNEGVEFEVSSRLMSKENFRWSVSGQFSLNRNEVTSLGNNEQIISRIDQDTRPTEFIAKVGQPITSFYGWVYEKEIPLEWVDNPFNRFNNDYADVYVKDLNGDGIIDDDDRTELGSPYPDFEWGFNSDFTLYDFDFSFQLQGSHGAEVRVADLDQLYYASESAVNEVSNFPDRDLTVHRRFTDDHIQDASFVALRNVTLGYTLPESFTSKYNFDKLRFYIAGENLLFFTAKGYEGFNPEAAGQTSDNANTPLTAGYQRGDGPIVKTISAGINFQF; encoded by the coding sequence ATGAACTTAAAAATTAAGTTAGTATTTATTGCAATGCTTCTTTTTAGTGCAATAGGATTTGCGCAAGAAAGTGTTACAGTAACGGGAAATGTTATGTCTAAAACGGATAGTGAGCCTATATTGGGTGCTAATGTTATCCTGGTTGGAACAACAAAAGGAACAAGTACCGATTTTGATGGTAATTATAAAATTACCGTGAAGTCTGGAGATGTTATTCAGTTTTCTTACCTAGGTTTTAAAACGAAAACAGTAACTTTTACAAATCAAAAAACAATTAATGTAGCCTTAGACGAAGATTCTAATATTTTAGATGAAATTGTTGTAGTAGGTTATGGAAATCAAAAACAAAAAAACGTAACAAGTGCTTTAACAAAAGTTTCTGGAGAAGATCTTCAAAACCAAGCAGTAGCGCGTGTAGAGGATGCTCTTAAGGGTAGAGTAGCAGGTTTAAGAATTCAAGTAACTTCTTCTGAAGCGGGTGGAGATCCAAAAATTACATTAAGAGGACCTGGTTCTGTTACTGGTTCTTCTTCTCCTTTAATTGTGGTAGATGGAGTAATTCTAGGTACAGATTCAGATATTTTAGGATCTATAGACAATAATAATATTAAATCTATTAGTGTTTTAAAAGATGCATCTTCTGTGGCCATTTATGGTTCTCGTGGTGCAAATGGTGTAATTTTAGTTACTTTAAAAGAAGGAATTTCTGGTCAAACAAGATTTTCTTATAACAGCTTTACAGGGTATAAATATTCTGATAACAATAGCAACTTTAATACAACAATAGCGCAAGAAAGAGCAAGGTTAGATGGTTTACAAGGTCAAGTGAGTGCAATATCAGTAAATAGTCCTAACTATGGTAGAATTGTTGGTGATAACGCAAATGCAGATAATGGATCTTATAATAATGCTTACGCTGAATTAGAAGCTATGGAATTTATTGCTTCATTAGGGAGTGGTGAAACAAATTGGCAAGATGAAATTTTTGATGGTGGTTTTATACAAAGTCATTCTTTTGCTGCCAGAGGTGGTTCTGAGTTAACTAGTTATTCAGCTTCTTTAGGTTATTTAGAAGATGAAGGAATTGTTTTAAATGATGATTTTAAAAAATACAATGCTAGAGTTAAGATTGATAGTAGATCTAAGAATAAAAAAATAAAATATGGTGCAAGTATACGTGTTAATTATAATGACCAAACTAAAGTACCTGCAAGATTTACAGATCCATTAAGACAAATGGGGCATGTGCCATTATATTTAAATGAAGAACATTTAAAATATGTAACTCCATTTTCTACAGAGGTAGGTGTTTCTACAGATGCAGGAAAATTATTTGAAAACCTTGGTGTTGGAAGTTACGGTTTTTCTAGAGCTTTTGATCATACCTTTACAGCAGATCCTAGCAACCCAAGAAGTATTCTTAGAGATCCAGCTACTGGTTTACCTGTTGCTAGTGGTTTAACTTCTGGTGGTTTAACCTTATCTACCACTAAAAACGTACATCCTTTGGTACATTATATGGAAAGATCTAGAACTAAGAAGAAGTTAAGTTTAAACGCATCTTCTTATATCGATTTTAAATTAGCAAAAGGGCTTAGTTTTAGACAAACTATTTCTGGTGATTTTAGACACAATAAAAGTAACGAAGCAGATTATTTGTATGGTCAAGAAAACAGAGATCAAGAATCTTTTAGATTAGAAAGGAGAGACGAATTAAACCAATATACGTTCGAGTCATTACTTAAATATGATACAAGTTATAAAAAGCATAACTTTAATTCAGTATTAGGATTTGAGTACATGCAAAGTGATAATTACAGACAAGAATCTGAAGCAGTTGGTTTTTCTAATGATTTTAACAATAATATTGCTATTGCAGATGGAGGAACAACATATACAGATAACGCAAGCGAAAAATTAGTTTCATTTTTTGGTAGGTTAGACTATAATTATGATGAAAAATACTTGTTTCAATTATCTGTACGTAATGATGCAAGTACAAGATTTGGTCCAGATTCTAAAAATGGATTTTTTCCTGCTGCATCTCTTGGTTGGGTTATGTCTAATGAAAAATTCTTATCAGACAGCAACTTAATATCATTCTTAAAAGTAAGAGCAAGTTATGGTCTTTCTGGTTCTAACCAAATTTCTAATAACATATTCGAATCTCTTTACAGATTTGAAGAAGCGTATAGTACAATAAGCTATGATGGAACAACTGGTGTAAAAGCAACAACTTTAGCAAATCAAATTTTAGGTTGGGAAAAATTAAGAGAATTTAACCCAGGTATAGATGTTACTTTTGGTAGAGGTCTTTTTAGCTTAACAGCAGATTACTATATTAGAACAAGTGAAGATTTATTACTTTTTGCTCCATCTGCTGCTGCTTATGGTACAGACAATTGGTTACAAAACCTTGGTGAAGTTAAAAATGAAGGAGTAGAATTTGAGGTAAGTTCTAGATTGATGTCTAAAGAAAACTTCCGTTGGAGTGTTTCTGGTCAGTTTTCTTTAAATAGAAACGAAGTAACAAGCTTAGGAAATAACGAACAAATTATCTCTAGAATTGATCAAGATACAAGACCAACAGAATTTATTGCAAAAGTTGGGCAGCCAATTACCTCTTTTTATGGATGGGTATATGAAAAAGAAATTCCTTTAGAATGGGTAGACAATCCTTTTAATAGATTTAACAATGATTATGCAGATGTTTATGTAAAAGATTTAAATGGAGACGGAATTATTGATGATGATGATAGAACAGAATTAGGTAGTCCTTACCCAGATTTTGAATGGGGTTTTAATTCTGATTTTACTTTGTATGATTTCGATTTTTCTTTTCAATTACAAGGTTCTCATGGAGCAGAAGTTAGAGTTGCAGATTTAGATCAATTGTATTATGCAAGTGAGTCTGCTGTTAACGAAGTATCTAATTTTCCGGATAGAGACTTAACGGTTCATAGAAGATTTACTGATGACCACATTCAAGATGCATCTTTTGTAGCTTTAAGAAATGTAACTTTAGGATATACATTACCAGAGTCTTTTACATCAAAATATAATTTTGATAAATTAAGATTTTACATAGCAGGAGAAAACTTATTATTCTTTACAGCTAAAGGTTATGAAGGATTTAATCCAGAAGCAGCAGGTCAAACATCAGATAATGCGAATACGCCTTTAACAGCAGGATATCAAAGAGGAGATGGACCTATCGTTAAAACAATTTCAGCGGGAATTAACTTTCAATTTTAA
- a CDS encoding cupin domain-containing protein: MNRFSEKYVISKDLDWEVLGGGVSRKFLGYDNQIMMVSVKFEEGALGAPHQHFHTQATYVVSGKFEFEIDGVKQIVEAGDGVYIEPNLLHSAVCLEEGQLIDTFSPVREDFLTGDGPSYFADKK, translated from the coding sequence ATGAATAGATTTAGTGAAAAGTACGTAATTTCTAAAGATTTAGATTGGGAAGTATTAGGTGGAGGAGTTTCTAGAAAATTTTTAGGTTATGATAATCAAATTATGATGGTAAGCGTAAAATTTGAAGAAGGAGCATTAGGTGCACCTCATCAACATTTTCATACGCAAGCTACTTATGTGGTTTCAGGTAAATTCGAATTTGAAATTGACGGTGTAAAACAAATTGTAGAAGCAGGAGATGGGGTTTATATAGAGCCTAATTTATTGCATAGTGCTGTTTGTTTAGAAGAGGGACAATTAATTGACACATTTAGTCCTGTAAGAGAAGATTTTTTAACTGGAGATGGACCTTCTTATTTTGCAGACAAGAAGTAA